The genomic stretch atttgatgcacttggcttgtatactctcaatgtgctctttgaaaataagttttttatcataaattagtcccaagtacttaacctcgtcggaccaacttaaaataaccccattcatcttgacaacgtgattattgtttggcttgaggaaagaagccctaggcttatgtggaaaaattatcatttgagttttagaagcattgggagagattttccacttttgcaagtaggaagaaaaaatatctaaacttttctgcaatcgactgcatatgacacgaagactttttccttttacggaaatgcttgtgtcatcgcagaacaatgactttgtgcatcctggaggcaaatcaggaagatctgaagtgaatatgttgtacaggactggacccaagactgaaccttgaggcacacctgctctgacaggaaatctatcagattttgaattctgatagacaacctgcagagttcgatcagtaagataattttttaaaattttgattaggaaaattggaaaattaaaagtttgcaatttcgcaatcaaacctttatgccaaacactgtcgaatgctttttctatgtctaaaagagcagctccagtggtataaccttcagatttgttagctcgtatcatattagtaactctcagcaattgatgagttgtggaatgcccatggcgaaatccaaactgttcatttgcaaaaattgaattttcgttgatgtgtgacatcattctgttaagaataactctctcaaatagtttacttattgaagaaagcaaactgattggtcgataacttgaaacttcagctgggttcttatccggttttaaaatgggagtaatttttgcatttttccataatttgggaaaatatgcaattttgaagcagcaattgaaaattttcactaaaaattccattgtgctctcagggagatgtttgattagtatattaaagattccatcgtcaccaggtgctttcatatttttgaaatttttaataattgatttaatctcattcaagttagtttcaattatttctgcaggtaaaaaattctgggaagaaattaaatcaaatagacgtgtgacttcattttcaattggactcacaaaattcaaatttgagttatgaacactctcaaactgctgagcaagtctttgagccttttgttcattggatacaagaaaacgttcaccatcttttaaaactggaataggctttgaaggtttcttaagaatcttcgacagcttccaaaatggttttgaatatggtttcaatttttcaactttagtctcaaaattttgatttctcagaagagtaaatctatgtttaacctctttctgtaaatctttataaatagttttaaaaacagggtcacgagaacgttgatattgacgtctgcggacatttttcaaacgaattagaagttgaagattttcgtcaattattggtgaatcaaatttcacttgagtctttggaacagaataattcctggcatcaacaattgcacattttaatgcgtccaaagcggaatcaatattcacttcgttttgcaaatcaagctcattattgaaatttctctcaatatgagttttgtatctttcccaattagccttgttataattaaaaacagagctcatagggtttataactgattcatgtgataaagaaaaagttattggaagatggtcagaatcaaagtcagcatgtgtgatcaaatcactacacacatgactttgatctgtaagcaccaaatcaattgttgaagggtttcttacagaagaaaagcatgtaggactattcggagacaaaatagaatagtatcctgaagaacaatcgttgaataaaattttgccattggaattactttgagaattattccatgaacgatgtttagcgttaaaatcgccgattatgaaaaatttcgaacgatttctggtgagtttttgtaaatcacctttaaaataatttttgagctcgcgtgtgcattgaaatggtaaatatgctgcggcaataaataaaatcccaagttcagtttgaacttcaattcccaaagtttcaataactttcgtctcaagatggggaagagcacgatgtttgattcggcgatgaataacaattgcaactccaccgccggaaccctgaatcctatcatatctatgaaccaagtaattgggatcatattttaattttatgttaggtttcaaaaatgtttcagtaataattgcaatatgcacattatttactgttaaaaagttaaaaagctcattctcattggcctttaatgagcgagcattccaatttaatattttaattgttttatttaaaatcattgctaaattttaaattagaaacaattttaatagtaaaatttgtgcctatttgaatggcttcaaacattgattttgcctgcaacatggcgttcataagatcgaacattgcctgttgcaaaaaagaaagtttacctgccgtaataggccccaggcagttgacattagaaaaaatattttcggcagcgatattagctggagtgataggtgtacaattattttctagcctgttttgcttacccatattaacggtcattttcgaactaccaacactaggcggtataatgttcgaactacctgtaacctgtgcataagttaaacgggtatgcaaaggagtaggtaaactatgcgtcactggtacgcttggagaattttgttttgaagttggttttaattgagaaattgaattttgtttaccttgccttgccttaacaattgctaaacggactgggcattgataaaaatttgacatatggttgccgttacaattcgcacagcgaaaatttttactctctttcacaggacatgtgtcctttttgtgagaagagtctccacaattaagacatttttggtccatgttacagaatttggaaccatggccataacgttggcaagtacggcattgggtgatatgcttttcacctccgccatacttcctataaatttcccactttacacgcacattatacaaagcatgtgctttttcaaaaaattttaagttgttaacctcattgcggttaaaatgaattagataattaacaagggaaattccagttctctgactgttttcgcctcgtgatttttgtttcattagaattacttgggtaggggctatgccaagtaattctgttaaagtaagtttgatctcatcaacggtttgatcgttggtgagacctttcaagacaaccttgaacggcttggcgttcttggtgtcatatgtaaaaaatttgtacatcttgtcagttaaatactgaacaagacgatcacgaccctttactgagtcggctaataagcggcaatcacctctacggccaatttgataggtaactttaacgtcagaaacaaacgttgaaagttcctttttgaatatattaaattcagaagaaatagttaccacaataggtggaactttctccttttttaaagattttatattttgtatagtttcattattggtaacttccatttcaccagcttcttgctcaggcaaaatatcaaaaggattgtcactacaaacactcgatgtgtcagaaagagatgcctctcttttcctccccgcagcgatgcgaggtttctttttccgtccagccatttcaggtgatacgaaaaaagttaaaacaaatgttaaattcaaaagtaggtagtcttgagaaagactgatgggaaataactttcaggtagtctttaaaagacacactgacaaaacacaaactttgaagctataggcagtcaaagaccagtccacaagcaaccgaaaaaacgtctgacctgtaggacagttcaagacgcactcagTGTGAAACGTTGATTACAACCAACCAATAAGTATTAATTCCTTCATAATCTATTTACACTACTAAAGCACGTGGCGTTGCGGAAAACAATGACGTCTATTCGAAACAGCCGCTTGCTTTGATCTCATAGCATTCTTGCGGCAAAACCTGCCGTTCTACGCAAAGTTGTCCCAGTTTCTATGGAGTTTCCTAtaaacatgggacaactatcgGTGGAACGATAGAAACTTTCTCCCCAAAATTGTGATAAGCTTTGATTCATATTGACCATATGATATCCTCAAGAGACAACGATCGACTTTAGCATTAAATTCTTGAATTATACTCACTAAATTCTTCCATCTACATAGAAACGAATGACCGACAAGCGCATCCTTTGTGTGGGACTTTGCAACCTGGACATCATCCAGGTGTGCGACAGCTTCCCCGAAGAGGACTCAGACCAGCGGTCCACCATGAGCCGCTGGCAGCGAGGTGGCAATGCTTCCAATAATTGCACGGTGCTGGCGCTGCTCGGTGCCAGTGTAGAGCTACTAGCTACCTTCAGCGATTCGGAACATTTCGCGTACGCACTGCAAGATCTCGAGCGTCGTGGTGTCAAAACGGAGGCATGTGTTTTTCACAGCGGCTGCGAAATTCCGCTGTCAACGGTTTGGCTTAGCACCACCACCGGAAGCCGAACCATCGTTCACTCGAATCCCAATTTACCGGAGCTTACGGAAGCGGACTTCCGTAGGTGCAATCTGTTGCAGTACAGTTGGATTCATTTTGAGGTTGGTTAATCTTGTCACAATTTTTCGCTATTATTGTAGTTCTTCCGCAGGGTAGACGAAGCGCTAGTGAGATTGCAAAAATGATACAGCTTATCAGGGACTGGAACGATTCGAAGACTGTCACCGAGAAAATTATTATTTCCGTGGATTTGGAGAAACCACGGAGCTCCAATCTGCTGCTGATTCCCAACGTAGATGTTATTTTCCTTGGGAAGGACTTTGCCCGCTTTTTGGGTTTTAACTCGGCGCAGATTGCGGTGCGTGAATTTAAAAAACGGTTCCCTGGAAGGTAACTTAGTCTCATACGAGACTCTTGGAAAACTTGACAAATCTTTTCCTTGTTTCAGTTACATCTTAATCTGCCCATGGGGCAGTAGTGGAGTTTCTGCTGTGGATCAGCACGACGAATACCTAAGCTGTGGTGTTTACCCACCTGTAGTGATCCAGGACAGCCTAGGAGCAGGTGATACCTTCTGTGCAGGATGCATTTTCCAGCTTAACACAGGAGCTTCTCTGCAACAGGCTATTGAGTACGGCTCACGTTTGGCAGGGCTTAAAATCGGCGACTTTGGCTTTGACCATCTACAATCAAAAATAGACCAACTACTGGTCAGTTAGGCTTTCTCTCTTGTAAACCTCAAAACAACTCGCTAGGTTTTCGGTGAAACAAACTGCTACGGGGGAATGACGCTTTATTCTCTTCAAGTTTGCATTTACTTTCTCAAAGCAAATTAAAAGGAACATGTCTTACGTGATACCTGATGCGCTTAATTAACTAACTGTCCTACGATAGTAAAGAGAAAATCAACctgaacaaaacggtttttaTTCCGTTGCGGAACAAGGACAACAAACTATCCTTGTCTTTTTTTTCACTGATTTCAGTTGTGCTACATTTATCCCTGCAATGTGCGCGCCAAAACTAACGGCCGGCATTTAATAGCTTTCTGCGCTTTAGAACAGAACTCATGCACTGTACTCCACAATCATTTCGTTTGGCCTGCCGCTGGTTTTAAATCGATCCGATTGTGTCCCGAATTGTAAGCGAgatatttacaaaaaaacattcgataattgaataaaaataaaactaaaaacaacCGAGTTTTAGTTGATTACCTTCTTATTCACTAAAATCCAGCCCCTGTTTGTTCTGCTGGTTTGGGGAGCTAACCGTGCCACGTTAACTCGGGGATTACTCCGGTTACGGGGTTTTCGATTATCTTACAATTAAGGGGGTGTACACTAGAAACACATGCATTAGGGGGTCAGTATTGTTCGTCCGTTTTGTATAGGTCTGTTAGTTTGCTAGTTGTCTTTTTTCTTATTGCTTAGCTGCTGCAAGTTTTCActgccatccactagtaaagggtgtacattaaaaaaaaaacgattgttgGACTTCACACGCACACACAGACCGTTTGTTGAGGTGACAAAAACGACTTCTATTGACTAAAATTGTTTGTGTGAATGAACATTGTTGCACCGTTGAATTTATACACCAAAGGAACACTGGGATACGAGGTACCTCTAACTGtatgcatatttttttctttttcaactcCATTATTTCTGCGTGTTTGCAAGCGAGTTTGTGTGCTAGTTTCATAAGAATAAATCCCTTGTATTTTTTGCGCTTTTTACGTTCACTCGTGCTTACTGTTttgctgcatttttttttcttcctgtgACCAGTTTAAGATTTCCTTCCTATTAAGTTAGTCTTTGTATattgttattctttttttttacacaaaCTACGCACATGCATGGACTTAGCTGTTGCTAAGCAACGACACGTACATGACATTCGAGTAATTAATCAGCATCAGAATCAGCTGATAGTGGACATAGCTGGAGGTAATGAAGAACAAATGGATCAGAAGGAATCGTAGAAAATCCTGCTGCACCACGGTCGGTATCGTTGCCGACGAACCGCACGGAAACATTCCGGTGCGGTAGAATTCCTCCAGCAGTTTCTCCTTCTCGAAGAACCGATCGTACAGCCACCGTGTGAGAGATTCGTTATCTCGGGGAACCTGGCAAGGAAACGAAAAAGTTTAGCGGGTTGtaattacaaaataaaatagaggactttgaaaaagttttgtgtgtgttttattttttattttttttttttatagggggggggggaatttgtaatgatttatttatgtactaaaatatctattcagaattagtattgtgtgttctgccacaaatggtgacatttcaacactattatatatatttgtacgctttttagtattattgaatgttattagctttcgcagttaagataatgtaattgtaggaaaattattaaacctacttgtcaagaaaaaaaaaggaataaagggaataaaacgaaacttaaaataaacttaaaactatcttactgactataaagtgagctaatcgttgcaattgaggattgcaacgatttttgtcggaatttgttgataatttggcttgacacaTTTTccaatgtttctacattagtgagcctatgtagctcgttcgtgctaaaccagggaggacgcttcaaaatcattttcaaaagtttattctgaatcctttgaagtgtcttctttctggttgtacaacaacttgtccagatgggaactgcatataacattgctggcctaaaaatttgtttgtaaattaacagtttattcttaagacaaagtctagaattcctgttgataagaggatataaacatttgatgtacttattgcactttgactggatattttcaatgtgctccttgaaagtaagattcttatcataaattagccctaagtatttaacttgatcagaccaatttaagaccacaccgttcatcttaataacgtggttatgggtgggtttgagaaatgaaactcttggcttatgaggaaaaataattaactgtgttttagaagcattaggggtaatcttccatttctgcaagtatgaagaaaatatatctaaacttttttgtagccgactgcatataacacgaaggctttttctttttgcggaaatgcttgtatcgtcacaaaacagagatttctcacaacctggtggtaaatcaggaagatcagaagtaaaaatgttatataagattgggcccaagatactcccctgaggcacaccagctctaacaggcaatctattagatttaccatttagatagttaacctggagagtgcggtcagttaaataactttgtatcattttttaaggtaaagcggaaaactgaaatttgacattttagctattgaaccttcatgccaaacactgtcgaatgccttttctatatctagaagagcagctccagtcgaatagccttcagatttattagttcgaatcatatttgttactctaagtaactgatgagtagtggaatgcccatggcgaaaaccaaactgctcatttgcaaaaattgagttctcattaatatgtgttatcattctattaagaattattctttcaaaaagtttgctaatagaggaaagtaaactaattggtcgataacttgatgcctcagctggattcttttcgggttttaaaattggagtgactttggcatttttccatttcgtaggaaaatgtgctagtgcaaagcatctgttaaaataatttaccaagaaatttaaagagttttcgggaagtcttttgatgaggatatagaaaatcccatcatctcctggtgctttcatgttttttaattttttgagaatagttcgcacctcattcaagtttgtctccaatacctcttcggaaagaaattcttgggtggtgatctgaacatacttttgcTTTACTTCATtctcaataggacttactacgttcaaattggagttatgaacactctcaaactgctgagcaagtttttgagatttttgttcattcgttagaaaaatgcaatcaccatttTTAAGGACTagaatgggcttcgagggtttcttaagaaccttcgaaagcttccagaaaggttttgaataaggttttagttgttcaacttctctcatgaaattctcatttcgcaagagagtgaatctatgtttaatttccttttgtaattcttgaaaaataattttcaaagcaagatcacgagatctttggtattgacgtctccgtatgttcttcaaacgtataagaagttgaagttcactgtcaataattggggcattaaatttcactcttgccttaggaactgataaattccgggcattgagtatcaagctgctaaaattttctaatgctctgtcaatgtcagcactattttgtaaaataatatcatcattcaaattttcctcgatcgtagaacgatatctatcccaattagtcttgtgataatttaacacagatctagtgggatttaaaatagtttcatgggaaatagaaaatattatgggaagatgatcagaatcaaagtcagcatgagttaataaatcactgcatgaatggctttgatttgttagtaccaaatcaattgtagatggattcctaatagaagaataacatgtaggaccatttggaaataaaactgaataaaatccagccaagcaatcattaaacaatatttttccattggaattgctttgagcattattccaagatcgatgtttcgcattaaaatcaccgttgattaaaaatttagatttatttcttgtaagtttttgcaaatcttatCACAAATACAAATTATTACAAATCTTATCAAAataggttgtttagaattcctacgttgtctagaagcaataatttttgaccttgcAGGACAAttgaagaaattagatttgtgatttcccccacaatttacacatttgaaactatgagTGATCTCTtccacggggcagatatctttcgtgtgattAGTgacaccacaaatcatacattttgcagccatatggcagtttcgagttccatgaccataggcttgacaattccgacattgcgtaagattatggattcctccatgtctcttgaaattttcccactttattcgcacgttgaataaaacacgtgctttttctaaacattttaaattatgtactttggtacgatcaaaatgtactaagtaattttcctggtgtattccagtttgaaaaattttggcatttgcctttcgtttcatcaaaattacttggttgggggcaaaaccaagtgattctgacaaacaatctttgatttcatcaatactttgatcatttgagagacctttcaatacagccttaaacggtctctcgtttttgacatcaaaagagtaaaatttatacatcttttcagttaaatactgtaaaagatgtttatggccatcaaaagattcggccaaaatacgaatttcgccttggcgaccaatttgaaaattaactttcacattcgatagaaatgatgaaagttctgattgaaatgctttaaagtttgctacaaataccacaataggtggaactttaaccttcttcataacggcttcatgctcagtatgaaaagtttggaattctagatccccaacagaagaaagaatatcatacctgttagtcgaaatttcagtgtcacttggaggagatgcctcacgtttccttgatgccgcatcaaaacgagcttttttattttttccaggcataactggacaacttcactaaactttcacttcactatagaatttaattagaaatatctcaaaccaaatttattcactaaacactcgttaactttaaaaacaaatttattactttgcctttcaacaggtagtcttttaaaaagattgcctgttgaaagcgaaaaacaaaattttaatatctctcggtagtctaagacttagcctcgagctgttggtaaaatgcgaccgtactgtaggacagttcaagtcgatctgaagTTTTGTGTGTAAAATCAAAGTTAACAAGGTCGTACATTCtactatttaaattttttattcttttcgaaCGTCTCCTGtactttgcgtttttttttttttggtgttatGATTTTGATGGTTCCTTGAAGCGTTATTGTGCTTGAAAAGTTTTCGAACCAACCAACTGACCTCCGAACTACGATATAACCTATAGAATAAATACGTCTGGCACGGCTTCCTGAGTCCGTGCACAATGTTTGGTAAGTCTAGTGGTTTCCCATTGGGATACCCGATGGTAATGTCCAAGATGTATTCTAAACAGTCGCTTAGCTTTCCGTTCAGCTTAGTGAATGGTGAGTCCTTAAAATTAtctgcaaaaacaaaaaatatttttgtcatcCTCACGAACTTCGCACTACTGAGCGGAATACTCACCACAGTCATCGGTTATTATTGCTTCACTATTGATTACCgtactgctgctgttgttgttgttaccaGCGCTAGCGTTCTGATTGGGAAGCTGTTGTTCCACAGGAATTGTGACCGGTGTTGCCACTAGCAGATTCGTGGCCTCGCT from Wyeomyia smithii strain HCP4-BCI-WySm-NY-G18 chromosome 3, ASM2978416v1, whole genome shotgun sequence encodes the following:
- the LOC129727072 gene encoding ketohexokinase-like isoform X2 — translated: MTDKRILCVGLCNLDIIQVCDSFPEEDSDQRSTMSRWQRGGNASNNCTVLALLGASVELLATFSDSEHFAYALQDLERRGVKTEACVFHSGCEIPLSTVWLSTTTGSRTIVHSNPNLPELTEADFRRCNLLQYSWIHFEGRRSASEIAKMIQLIRDWNDSKTVTEKIIISVDLEKPRSSNLLLIPNVDVIFLGKDFARFLGFNSAQIAVREFKKRFPGSYILICPWGSSGVSAVDQHDEYLSCGVYPPVVIQDSLGAGDTFCAGCIFQLNTGASLQQAIEYGSRLAGLKIGDFGFDHLQSKIDQLLVS